From the Alkalibacter rhizosphaerae genome, one window contains:
- a CDS encoding PH domain-containing protein: protein MYPVSVDWGGGSIFLVIFGGLFIYMVVRIVWILRKKDRVKKDVVDVVVLAVVVLVMGGLVFGINGFNSIALKDGELEVRFLTGFKKVEITAEEISEARILDWTEESEYRPARRTMGTAIGAFREGRFTLENEEKAYLLTNSSRVVFLDTAEGWFLLGPDDLDGFYAEINQQMNGSD from the coding sequence TTGTATCCAGTATCGGTTGATTGGGGCGGAGGTTCGATTTTCCTGGTTATTTTTGGTGGCCTGTTCATTTACATGGTGGTTCGGATCGTATGGATCCTGCGAAAAAAGGATCGGGTCAAAAAAGACGTGGTGGATGTGGTGGTCCTGGCTGTGGTTGTTCTGGTCATGGGTGGACTGGTGTTTGGGATCAATGGCTTCAATTCCATTGCATTGAAGGATGGGGAATTGGAGGTCCGCTTTCTCACAGGATTTAAAAAGGTGGAGATCACTGCAGAAGAGATCTCGGAAGCCCGGATCCTGGACTGGACGGAAGAGTCCGAGTATCGTCCGGCCCGGAGAACCATGGGGACGGCTATTGGGGCATTCAGGGAAGGTCGCTTTACCTTGGAGAATGAAGAAAAAGCGTACTTGCTGACCAATTCCAGCCGAGTCGTTTTTCTGGATACGGCGGAGGGTTGGTTTCTATTGGGGCCTGATGATCTGGATGGCTTTTATGCAGAAATCAACCAGCAAATGAACGGATCAGACTAG
- a CDS encoding ABC transporter ATP-binding protein, whose amino-acid sequence MLKIEKLTKSYGSGKVKAVDHIDFHVKPGEIFGFLGPNGAGKTTTIKMIVGLLKPDEGTIRINDVDNQEDPLEAKRQFSYVPDDHEIFEKLKGMEYLHFMADVYGVGTEERKAAMERYLKLFEMEKAANDPISSYSHGMKQKIVLIGALLHDPQVFILDEPMVGLDPKSSYNLKELMKERCAQGKSVFFSTHVLEVAEKLCDRIAIINKGKIIAQGTMVELKGDAKEKESLEKIFLELTE is encoded by the coding sequence ATGTTGAAAATCGAAAAATTGACAAAATCTTATGGTTCCGGAAAAGTGAAGGCGGTGGATCACATCGACTTTCACGTAAAACCGGGGGAGATCTTTGGGTTTCTCGGTCCCAACGGAGCCGGCAAGACCACGACCATCAAAATGATCGTGGGTCTTCTCAAACCGGATGAGGGGACCATACGGATCAATGATGTAGACAATCAGGAGGATCCTTTGGAGGCAAAGCGTCAGTTCAGTTATGTCCCGGACGATCATGAAATATTCGAAAAGCTGAAGGGGATGGAGTATCTTCATTTCATGGCGGATGTATACGGTGTTGGCACGGAGGAACGTAAAGCTGCAATGGAACGCTACTTGAAGCTCTTTGAGATGGAAAAGGCGGCTAACGACCCCATCTCCAGTTATTCCCATGGTATGAAGCAGAAGATCGTCCTCATAGGTGCCCTCCTTCACGATCCCCAGGTTTTCATACTGGATGAGCCCATGGTTGGATTGGATCCAAAGTCTTCCTATAATCTGAAAGAACTGATGAAAGAGCGATGCGCCCAGGGAAAAAGCGTTTTCTTCTCCACACACGTGCTGGAAGTGGCGGAAAAACTTTGCGACAGGATCGCCATCATCAACAAGGGCAAGATCATTGCCCAAGGGACCATGGTAGAATTGAAAGGGGACGCCAAGGAGAAGGAAAGTTTGGAGAAAATATTTCTGGAGTTGACGGAATGA